The window AACCATGCCGCTAATATTAAACAGGTACTGGATAAATTAAAGGACGAAACTAACCGTAAAGCAAGGTTTCGTACGGTAATATCATTAATATGGAATGGTGAAGAATATTTTTTTGAAGGAACAGTCGAAGGAACTATCCGCACTATCCCCAGTGGAACGGACGGCTTTGGATACGACCCAATATTTGAGCCCGATGGCTACGCTATAACCTTTGCCGAAATGACGATGAATGAGAAAAACCAGATAAGCCACCGGGCAAAAGCCATGGAAAAACTCATTGCTTTTTTAAGCATTGCTTAAAAAGAACAATCTCAGTTAATTTTCGTAACCTTAATGGAACACTATTCGTAAAATAGTGCTATAAGGAATATACCTATGAATCTTATTAATAAAATCAGCCGCTCGTTATTTTCAAAGGATACCGATCACCGTTTTGCCAAAAGCCTTAAAAACGTTAAAGAAGCCGACCTGGTAGTTGCATCTATTAACCGGCGTTTATTTGAACTTGAAAGGGAGTTAAAATCAGAAGTGGTTAAATACAGTTAAGCTTTTGGCAGGGTTTATGCTTATATGCATTAAATAACTTCTGTCATGAAAAACTTATTAAAAACCCCGGTAGTAATCCTATCCCTTATTTTTTTATTCGCGGCCTGTTCAACTCCGCAAAATGCAACTACAACTAACGTATCCCGCGGTAAATTCACTGGCTCCTGGACATTGAATAATGTAAGTTACCAGGGCCTTGTACAAGGTGCCGTTCAAAATGTGTTTGACCAGGCAGCTCCCGAAGCATTTGTTGGCAGCACCTGGAAATTAACCAATAGCGGCAACGGCATTTACACTTTAAGCAACGGCACCGCTCAAACTATTTTCTGGTCGGTTTATAACGGCGGCACTACGGGCACCCAATTTCAGTTCAAGAAAATTTATCAAGGAGATAAACCGAAAAACGTAGCCGAAGGCTATCGTTTGGATATTGCCAGCAACGATGGCAATGCCATGGTACTTAAATCACCTGTTGAGGTAGGTGGTAGTACCGGTTATATTATTTATTCGTTCACTAAAAATTAGGTGAAAGGGTAAAGGCGAAAGGTAAAAGGTTTTCCTTTGCCTCAAAAAAAGGGTAAGCACAATTTGTAGTAGTGCTTACCCTTTTTTGTTTTTACCAATGGGCTCCTTTCGCCTTTTACCTTTCGCTTTTACCCTTTCAACTCAAAACTATTCTGCCGCTGTAAATTTCAAACAAACCGGGTTGCCAATATCTATTTTAATGCCTGTTTGGGTTAGCTTACCTGTATTTTGGTCTATTTTAAATACAAACATACTATCGCTGCCCTGGTTGGCAACCACCAGGTAATTGCCCCATGGGTCGATGGCAAAATCGCGTGGGTTTTTGCCGTAGGTAGGTTGGCGCGATACAAAGGTAAGCCCGCCTGTTTCCTGGTTCACCGCATAACAAATAATTTCGTTGGTCTCTAAACGGTTAGATACGTACAGAAAACGGCCATCAGGCGATAAGTGTATAGCTGCGGCAGCTGTTTTGCCTGTAAATCCATCCGGCAACAAAGTTATTACCTGTTTCTGTTTAAACTTACCATTGTCATAATCAAATACAAATACATTCGATCCCATTTCTGTTGCCAGGTAAACATGCTTTTTATCCAAAGAATACTCCAAGTGGCGGGGGCCTTCTCCCGGAGTAACACTTACAAAGGTAGGATCGGTTAATGGAGATGCCTTACCTGCGCGATAGCGATAGATGTTTATCCTATCGGTACCCAAATCATTATAAAACAGGTATTTTTCATCGGGCGACAATATGCTCATATGGGCATGCGGGCCTTCCTGGCGTTCTTTGTTGGGGCCTTTACCCTCTTCATTACGTACAGTTTCAATGCCGTTGCCTAAAGAACCGTCCTTATTAACAGGTAGCACGGCAACCTGGCCGCTTGAATAGTTGGCTACAAATACATTTTTTTGTGCTTTGTCTACAGCAATATAGCATGGATCGGCACCTAAAGATGATTGTTTGTTGATGAAATCTATTTTACCGGTTTTGGCATCAAATGAAAATGCGCTCACCTCGCCTTTGGTAACTTCGTTTACGGCGTAAATAAATTTATTGTTTTTGCTGATAGTAAGGTACGATGGATTGGTTACACCATCTATCTGGCTTAAATAAGCAAGTTTGCCACTCTGGGTATAAAAACGGTAAACCATAATACCCTTACTGGTACCTGTTGTATACGTACCTACAACCAGGTCAAATGATTTGGGAATTGGCTTTTTATCCTGGGCGTAATTAAACAAAGGCGATAGCATCGCTATGATCAAAAGAACTTTTTTCATGTGGGTACAAATTGATTATGGAGCGCAAGTTAACAAAATAGACAAAAAAACGCCCCGATGTTTAGCGGGGCGTTTTATATTATTTTATCAGGTGTTTAAGCTGGATGATCTCGCTTTCTTCTAAATGGCGATAACGGCCGCGTGGAAGGTCTTTTTTGGTGAGGTTGGCGTAAACCACCCTATCCAGTTTTACAACTTCGTAACCAAGGCTTTCAAAAATGCGGCGTACCACACGGTTTTTTCCGCTGTGAATCTGGATGCCCACTTCTCTTTTTGATGCACCGGCAACGTACGATACCGAATCGGGTTTAATTAAACCATCTTCCAGCTCGATACCATAAGTAATCTTGTTCAGATCGCCTTGAGATAAAGCTTTATTTAATTCAACCTGGTATAGTTTGCTGATGTTGCTGCGCGGGTGCGATAATTTATCGGCAAGGTCGCCATCGTTGGTCATTAATAATAACCCGGTGGTGTTCCTGTCTAAACGGCCAATTGGATAAATGCGCTCTTTGGTTGCTTTTTCAACCAGGTGCATTACAGTACGGCGCTCTTGTGGGTCTTCGGTGGTGGTAATGTAATCCTTTGGTTTATTTAATAATACGTAAACCATTTTTTCGCGACGCAGTGTTTCGCCGTTATATTTGATCTCATCCTTACGGGGATCAATTTTGGCACCTAATTCGTCAACCACTACACCATTTACCGATACCACACCTGCAATGATCAGTTCATCGGCCTTACGGCGAGAGCAGATGCCTGCATTTGATATATAACGGTTAAGGCGGATCAGCCCATCATCCTTAGTTTTGGTTTCGGCTGGTTTTTTACGGCCACGCATGGTCCTTTCGGGCGCGCTGGTATCTTTGGTTATCTTGTCGTAAGTAGGTTTACGTTGTGGCTTGTCGGCATTGTAAGCCGGTTTATCTTTTGAAAAACCGCCTTCGCGTTTTTTAAATCCGCCTTCGGGCCTTTCGCCAAATTTTTTATCTGTTGATCTTTCTGCACCCGTCCCAAAGCTTCTTTTGGGTTTATCGCCAAAATCGGTATTTGATGTACGTGTAAGTGGAGAAGAGTATGGTTTCTTTTCGCCGGCACTGCTGCCGCCAAAGTTTCTTTTGGGTCTTTCTTCACCTTCGCCGGAAGTTGGACGGCCAGAGTATGGTTTTCTTTCGCCGCTGGCCGATGAGCCTGCGCCGAAGCTTCTTTTTGGCCTGTCTTCAAAATCACCACCTGTTGGCCTGCCGGAGTAGGGCTTACTGCGTGGCGAAAAAGTTTTTTTATCGCCAGATGAAGCACCGTCTCTAAAGTTACTTTTAGGCCTGTCGTCACCTGCAGATGGTCTGCCGGAATACGGCTTTGACCTGCCCGACGATTTTTTGTCGCCAGATGATGCGCTGTCCCTGAAATTGCTTTTGGGCTTATCATCACTGAACCTGTTGCTTTGGAATGGTTTATCCGGTCTGGATAGTTTCTTCTTTTCTCCGTCCGGAGTGGCTTTGCCTTTTGCGGTTGCCGGTCTTTTTGGCTTTTCGTCGCCTCTTGAGCTTCTGCCAGTTGATTTTCCTGGCCTGTCATCGCGACTACCTGTTGGTCTCTTAAATACCATATTTTTTTGTTTAGCGCTTTCGCAGCGTGAGGGTCAAAGTTACGCTTTTTTGGCACAGTTTAATCAAAAAAAATAAAAAAATGTTGGCAAACAAAATCACGGTTTAAACGGTTTTAAACACGGTTTTTGAACCGAAAACCCATGCTAAAAAAGTTGGCAAAATCCTAAGTATTTGATTATGTGATTTGTATGACATATCTTTGCAGCACATTTTACCTAATGTATAGTTAATGATAAAAAAAGAAATGATTAAAAAACACTTACTTACGTGCTCCGTAATCCTGGTGCTGGCCCTCATTTCAAAGCTTAATATTTACGGTACAACGATTACCGAAACGGTTGCAAAACCGGCCAAATTAAGCCATCGGACCTCGAAATTTATTTTTATTAAAAGCACTACGGCTGCCTATAATTTTGCCGACGAAGCTTTACCTGTTAACGATGCAAGGGTTACCAAAAAACTCAACAAATCGCTTAGCCAACATTCTTTTAAAAGTGTTCAGTCAACCTTGCTGCACCGCAAGGCCGAAGTGCTGTTCCCTATTATTGAGCCAATTTTAAAGTTTTACGGTATTCCGGATGATTTTAAATACATCCCGCTTGTTGAATCGGGCCTTAAAAGCGGCACTTCTTCAAAAGGAGCATCTGGCTTATGGCAGTTTATGGCCGGCACTGCGCGTACCTATGGCTTAAAGGTTGGCCATGGTGTTGATGAGCGTCAAAATGTACGCAAATCGACAATCGCTGCCTGCAAGTATATCAAAGAACTATACGCCGAGTTTAACAGCTGGACACTGGCTGCCGCAGCTTACAACAATGGCTCCATTAAAATGGAACGCGCCATTAATAAGCAAAACGAGGATAATTACTTTCGCATGAGCCTGAACCGCGAAACCGGTTCATACATCTATAAGCTTATTGCCATGAAAGCAATTATCGAACAGCCTAAAAAGTTTGGGTATAAGGATTACATTGTCATCCCACCCACAACACAACTGTTAGCCTTTAATTAATTATGATTTAATGAAGGATTGGATCGCTTAGCGTTCTAATCAATAATTCAGACACTCAATAATTCAAAAAGTAAAATTTTACGGAGCACTTGAAAGCCGATCTTCCTGGATGGAGGATCGGCTTTTTTATGTTTTGCCATCCAATAATATACAGCTAAATGCCATAGTAAATTGATCATTGAGCTTTCTGTTTTAGGCTTTCTGCCTTAAGCTCTCTATTAAAACAAGTTTAAAAAATTACGGTTACAATAGGGCTGTTATTTTTAAGTCAAATAACGTTTCGGGTTGTTACATATCTTATAAAGCATCAGCTTTTTACATATATTTGCGAAAAATATTAGTATAGTTGGCGGGCTTTTTTTAACCGGCCAAACTGTATTGTTTTTAAAAATACATATGATTGAAAAAACCATCGACCTGGGCGAACAAAGCGAAGTTGAAGTTTACGGGGCCAGGGTACATAATTTAAAAAATATTGATGTTTCTTTTCCGCGCAACCAGCTGGTGGTAATTACCGGTTTAAGTGGCAGCGGCAAATCGTCATTGGCATTTGATACCATTTATGCCGAAGGGCAGCGCCGTTATATGGAAACATTTTCGGCCTACTCGCGCCAGTTTATGGGCGGTATGGAGCGGCCGGATGTTGATAAAGTATCGGGCCTAAGCCCGGTTATTGCTATTGAGCAAAAAACAACCAGCAAAAACCCGCGATCAACAGTGGGTACTATTACCGAGATTTACGATTTTATGCGTTTGCTTTTCGCCCGTACCGGGGACGCCTATTCTTACACAACAGGTGAGAAAATGGAGCGGATGAGCGAAGACCAGATCCTGAAAACCATTACCGAAAAATTCGACGGTCAGCCCGTGAACATCTTGGCCCCCGTTGTAAAGGCCCGTAAGGGTCATTACCGCGAGCTTTTTGAATCTATCCGTAAGCAAGGTTACCTTAAAGTATGGATTGATGGTGCCATGGCCGATGTAGAGCCAAAGATGCAGGTAGACAGGTACAAGATTCATGATATTGATATTGTGGTTGACAGGCTGGTGGTGACAGAAAAAGACAGCAAGCGTTTATACACATCGGTGCAAACGGCGCTTAAAATAGCCAAAGGCATTATTCGCGTGGGTGATAAGGATGGTAACGTAGCCTATTATAGTAAGTATTTGATGGATCCGGTTTCGGGTATCTCGTACGATGAGCCGCAGCCAAATACGTTCTCGTTCAACTCGCCTTATGGTGCCTGCGAAAAATGTAATGGTTTAGGATACATTTTTGAGGTTGATGAAGCATCGGTTATCCCTAATCCTAAGCTAACCATTATGAATGGTGGCCTCGCGCCGATAGGTGAATACCGGGAGACCTGGATTTTCCAGGTGCTGAAGGCCTTGGCTAAAAAGTATGAGTTTTCATTAACTACCCCTATAGAAAAGTTAAGCCGCGATCATTTGGATATTATCCTTAACGGAGCGCCAGATACCATCAGTGTTTCTGTTGAGTACAATAAATGGAACGTTCAAAGTTATACCATCACTTTTGACGGCATTGTGCGTATGCTGGAAGAGCAGCAGGAACGCCGGAATGACGAAGGGATGGACGATATGGAAAATTATCGCGTACTTAAAACCTGCCCGGTTTGTGATGGTGCGAGATTAAAAAAAGAATCGCTGCATTTTAAGGTAGATAACAAAAATATATTCGAGCTGGCCTGCATGGATATCAATCACCTGCAGGAATGGTTTAACGGCCTGGAAGACAGGCTGAGCGAACGCCAGAATGTTATCGCCAAAGAGATCCTGAAAGAGATCCGTGCACGTATTGTATTCCTGCTTGATGTGGGTTTGAGTTATTTAACGCTGGATAGGACGGCCAAAACGCTTTCGGGTGGTGAAGCACAGCGAATCCGATTGGCTACACAGATAGGCTCGCAGTTGATGAACGTTATGTACATTTTAGATGAGCCGAGCATCGGCCTGCATCAACGCGATAACGAGCGACTTATAAACGCACTTAAAAACCTGCGCGACCTGGGTAATACCGTTTTGGTGGTTGAGCACGATAAAGATATGATACTGGAAGCCGACCATGTTATTGACATGGGCCCGGCAGCGGGCGTACACGGCGGGCAGATTGTTGCGCAGGGAACACCTGCACAGCTGATGAAAGAGCATACACTCACTACATCCTATATCAATGGCGAACGTTCTATCGCTATTCCTGAAAAAAGGAGAGAGGGTAACGGAAAAACACTAAGCCTTAAAAAGGCAACCGGCCATAATTTAAAAAAGGTTTCTGTTGATTTTCCGTTAGGTAAATTAATTGGTGTTACAGGGGTATCCGGAAGCGGTAAATCAAGCCTAATTACCGAAACGTTATATCCTATTTTAAATCATCATTTTTTCAGGGCCAAGAAACATCCGTTGCCTTACGAAAAAATTGAGGGGCTGGAGAATATCGATAAAGTGATCGAAATAGATCAAACGCCTATCGGCCGTACACCGCGATCGAACCCGGCTACCTATACCGGTGTGTTTTCAGATATTCGGAACCTTTATGTAGCCTTGCCAGAGTCGCGGATCAGGGGATACAAGCCGGGCCGCTTCTCATTTAACGTAAAAGGTGGCCGCTGCGAAACCTGCCAGGGCGCAGGCATGAAGGTTATCGAGATGAATTTTTTACCTGATGTGCAGGTACCATGCGAAGAATGTGGTGGTCGCCGGTACAACCGCGAAACGCTGGAGGTTCGCTATCGTGGCAAATCCATCAGCGATGTGCTGGATATGAGCATTGAAGATGCTACGCCATTTTTTGAACATATCCCATCCATATACCGCAAGGTAAAAACCTTGAATGATGTTGGTTTAGGTTACATTACTTTGGGCCAGGCGTCAACCACGCTATCTGGTGGCGAGGCTCAACGTGTTAAGCTGGCTACCGAGCTATCAAAAAAAGATACCGGTAATACCTTTTACATTTTAGATGAGCCTACCACAGGTTTGCATTTTGAGGATATTAACGTGCTGTTAGGCGTGCTTTATCAACTGGTTGATAAAGGCAATACTGTTTTAGTAATTGAGCATAACCTGGATGTAATTAAAGTTGTTGACCATGTTATCGATCTGGGCCCCGAAGGTGGCTCTGGCGGCGGTAAAATTCTTTTCAGCGGTACCCCCGAAGGTTTATGCAAAGTGAAGGAAAGCTTTACCGGCCAGTTTTTGAAAAAGGAAATGGACATCAAATAAAATATCGATATATTGTGGATAGAAACTAATGCCTATTGAAATGAAAAAGAGCAGGGGTTTTCTATTCACAGTTTTTGCCCTGCTTGTTGCAGTGGCAGCACTGGCTTTTACACGGACACATCAGGATGAAGACCGTTTTCTTAGCTATTGGGTAAACCCCAAAAAACACGAACTGAAACTTTATTGGAAGGACGATGGAAATTCGAATTTCGGCAGTATCCAAAACCTGAAGCTTTGGCTTGATAATAATAAGCGTAAGCTGGTATTTGCCATGAACGCAGGGATGTACAAACCGGATGGATCGCCACAAGGGCTGTACATCGAAAATAGAAAAACATTATCGCCCTTAGATACATCATCGGGTAATGGCAATTTTTACCTGAAGCCCAACGGGGTTTTCTATCTTACAACAACCAATACGGCGGTTATTTGTAGCACAGCCTCGTTTAAAGATCATGGTGATATTAAATACGCCACCCAATCAGGGCCGATGCTGGTGATAGGTGGGCAAATTCATCCATCATTTAAAGCGGGGTCAGCAAACCTGAATATCAGGAATGGCGTTGGTATTTTACCAACCGGCGAAGTTGTTTTCGTAATTTCTAAAGTGCCCGTTAATTTTTATGATTTTGCAGCGTATTTTAAAAATATGGGCTGTAAAAATGCCTTATATCTGGATGGTTTTGTTTCGAGGGCTTATTTGCCCGAAAAAAACTGGGGGCAAACAGATGGGAACTTTGGGGTGATGATTGGGGTAACCGAACCTAAATAATGTTTTACTGACGGATAAAAGCAGGATATCTTTATTTAAAATTAAGCAAATGGAAGTTACCACATATACAACCTTCAGGCAACAACTTAAATTCTATCTGGATAAAGTTCGCAATGATCATAAACCCTTAGTGGTTAAAAGTACGAATGCAGAGGATGTTGTAGTTATTTCTAAAGCTGATTATGAAAGCATGGAAGAAACATTTTACTTGCTTAAAAGTCCTGCAAATTCTGCCCGGCTGA is drawn from Mucilaginibacter ginsenosidivorax and contains these coding sequences:
- a CDS encoding non-canonical purine NTP diphosphatase; translation: MTELVFATNNRHKLEEVEAKLQGKIKLLTLNDIGCHDDIEETGTTFKANASIKSQYIYNRYKLNCFGDDSGLEIDALNGEPGVYSARYAGEHGNHAANIKQVLDKLKDETNRKARFRTVISLIWNGEEYFFEGTVEGTIRTIPSGTDGFGYDPIFEPDGYAITFAEMTMNEKNQISHRAKAMEKLIAFLSIA
- a CDS encoding lactonase family protein, with amino-acid sequence MKKVLLIIAMLSPLFNYAQDKKPIPKSFDLVVGTYTTGTSKGIMVYRFYTQSGKLAYLSQIDGVTNPSYLTISKNNKFIYAVNEVTKGEVSAFSFDAKTGKIDFINKQSSLGADPCYIAVDKAQKNVFVANYSSGQVAVLPVNKDGSLGNGIETVRNEEGKGPNKERQEGPHAHMSILSPDEKYLFYNDLGTDRINIYRYRAGKASPLTDPTFVSVTPGEGPRHLEYSLDKKHVYLATEMGSNVFVFDYDNGKFKQKQVITLLPDGFTGKTAAAAIHLSPDGRFLYVSNRLETNEIICYAVNQETGGLTFVSRQPTYGKNPRDFAIDPWGNYLVVANQGSDSMFVFKIDQNTGKLTQTGIKIDIGNPVCLKFTAAE
- a CDS encoding pseudouridine synthase → MVFKRPTGSRDDRPGKSTGRSSRGDEKPKRPATAKGKATPDGEKKKLSRPDKPFQSNRFSDDKPKSNFRDSASSGDKKSSGRSKPYSGRPSAGDDRPKSNFRDGASSGDKKTFSPRSKPYSGRPTGGDFEDRPKRSFGAGSSASGERKPYSGRPTSGEGEERPKRNFGGSSAGEKKPYSSPLTRTSNTDFGDKPKRSFGTGAERSTDKKFGERPEGGFKKREGGFSKDKPAYNADKPQRKPTYDKITKDTSAPERTMRGRKKPAETKTKDDGLIRLNRYISNAGICSRRKADELIIAGVVSVNGVVVDELGAKIDPRKDEIKYNGETLRREKMVYVLLNKPKDYITTTEDPQERRTVMHLVEKATKERIYPIGRLDRNTTGLLLMTNDGDLADKLSHPRSNISKLYQVELNKALSQGDLNKITYGIELEDGLIKPDSVSYVAGASKREVGIQIHSGKNRVVRRIFESLGYEVVKLDRVVYANLTKKDLPRGRYRHLEESEIIQLKHLIK
- a CDS encoding lytic transglycosylase domain-containing protein, whose product is MIKKEMIKKHLLTCSVILVLALISKLNIYGTTITETVAKPAKLSHRTSKFIFIKSTTAAYNFADEALPVNDARVTKKLNKSLSQHSFKSVQSTLLHRKAEVLFPIIEPILKFYGIPDDFKYIPLVESGLKSGTSSKGASGLWQFMAGTARTYGLKVGHGVDERQNVRKSTIAACKYIKELYAEFNSWTLAAAAYNNGSIKMERAINKQNEDNYFRMSLNRETGSYIYKLIAMKAIIEQPKKFGYKDYIVIPPTTQLLAFN
- the uvrA gene encoding excinuclease ABC subunit UvrA is translated as MIEKTIDLGEQSEVEVYGARVHNLKNIDVSFPRNQLVVITGLSGSGKSSLAFDTIYAEGQRRYMETFSAYSRQFMGGMERPDVDKVSGLSPVIAIEQKTTSKNPRSTVGTITEIYDFMRLLFARTGDAYSYTTGEKMERMSEDQILKTITEKFDGQPVNILAPVVKARKGHYRELFESIRKQGYLKVWIDGAMADVEPKMQVDRYKIHDIDIVVDRLVVTEKDSKRLYTSVQTALKIAKGIIRVGDKDGNVAYYSKYLMDPVSGISYDEPQPNTFSFNSPYGACEKCNGLGYIFEVDEASVIPNPKLTIMNGGLAPIGEYRETWIFQVLKALAKKYEFSLTTPIEKLSRDHLDIILNGAPDTISVSVEYNKWNVQSYTITFDGIVRMLEEQQERRNDEGMDDMENYRVLKTCPVCDGARLKKESLHFKVDNKNIFELACMDINHLQEWFNGLEDRLSERQNVIAKEILKEIRARIVFLLDVGLSYLTLDRTAKTLSGGEAQRIRLATQIGSQLMNVMYILDEPSIGLHQRDNERLINALKNLRDLGNTVLVVEHDKDMILEADHVIDMGPAAGVHGGQIVAQGTPAQLMKEHTLTTSYINGERSIAIPEKRREGNGKTLSLKKATGHNLKKVSVDFPLGKLIGVTGVSGSGKSSLITETLYPILNHHFFRAKKHPLPYEKIEGLENIDKVIEIDQTPIGRTPRSNPATYTGVFSDIRNLYVALPESRIRGYKPGRFSFNVKGGRCETCQGAGMKVIEMNFLPDVQVPCEECGGRRYNRETLEVRYRGKSISDVLDMSIEDATPFFEHIPSIYRKVKTLNDVGLGYITLGQASTTLSGGEAQRVKLATELSKKDTGNTFYILDEPTTGLHFEDINVLLGVLYQLVDKGNTVLVIEHNLDVIKVVDHVIDLGPEGGSGGGKILFSGTPEGLCKVKESFTGQFLKKEMDIK
- a CDS encoding phosphodiester glycosidase family protein, giving the protein MKKSRGFLFTVFALLVAVAALAFTRTHQDEDRFLSYWVNPKKHELKLYWKDDGNSNFGSIQNLKLWLDNNKRKLVFAMNAGMYKPDGSPQGLYIENRKTLSPLDTSSGNGNFYLKPNGVFYLTTTNTAVICSTASFKDHGDIKYATQSGPMLVIGGQIHPSFKAGSANLNIRNGVGILPTGEVVFVISKVPVNFYDFAAYFKNMGCKNALYLDGFVSRAYLPEKNWGQTDGNFGVMIGVTEPK
- a CDS encoding type II toxin-antitoxin system Phd/YefM family antitoxin, with product MEVTTYTTFRQQLKFYLDKVRNDHKPLVVKSTNAEDVVVISKADYESMEETFYLLKSPANSARLMKSIEDLENGLGTERKLIEE